The following proteins are encoded in a genomic region of Hemibagrus wyckioides isolate EC202008001 linkage group LG29, SWU_Hwy_1.0, whole genome shotgun sequence:
- the LOC131348970 gene encoding fucolectin-like, producing the protein MSSKKMENSQRPMLLFLGIYIFSMKWILTNQQVNVALKGIATQSSVYDNRYASLAIDGHRESSSFSYPCSHTNADYNPWWRVDLLAVYDISIVIVTNRGNCCPERINGAEIHIGNSLINNGNNNPRCVVIPSIPAGVSANYTCNMQGRYVNIVHPNIIQYLTLCEVEVYGAGVRVTKKAFLRLKFNSSEDLSNATLTDDILRKMKSVNLRSPEFQVHCTKEPKLETKT; encoded by the exons ATGTCAAGCAAG AAAATGGAGAATTCACAGAGGCCCATGCTTCTTTTTTTAG GGATATACATTTTCTCAATGAAGTGgatactgaccaatcagcaag TTAATGTGGCCTTAAAAGGAATAGCAACACAATCTTCCGTATATGATAACAGATATGCTTCCTTAGCTATTGATGGTCACAGAGAATCTAGCTCGTTTTCCTACCCATGTTCACATACAAATGCTGATTATAATCCATGGTGGAGAGTGGATTTGTTGGCAGTGTATGACATTAGCATTGTAATCGTCACTAACAGAGGCAACTGCTGTCCAGAACGGATAAATGGTGCTGAGATCCACATTGGCAATTCCTTAATCAACAATGGGAACAATAACCCCAG ATGTGTCGTTATCCCTAGCATCCCTGCTGGTGTCTCTGCAAATTACACTTGCAATATGCAGGGCCGTTATGTGAATATCGTCCACCCTAACATTATTCAGTACCTCACTCTCTGTGAAGTGGAAGTCTATGGAGCTGGAG TTCGTGTTACTAAGAAGGCATTTCTGAGATTAAAGTTTAACAGCAGCGAGGATCTCAGCAATGCTACTCTGACGGACGATATTCTTCgaaag ATGAAATCTGTCAATCTGAGGTCACCAGAATTTCAGGTTCATTGTACAAAGGAACCAAAACTGGAaactaaaacttaa